From Gimesia panareensis, the proteins below share one genomic window:
- a CDS encoding beta strand repeat-containing protein, with translation MSTPGGTLVYGSNDIDTFNIIPSQNSQIIVAGGDPAAPASPGDTLVYHTPPGETATPATSGTDSGTISFTGGYQNISYSQIETTYAPGVLSIDGTGSDDELVINATGADSGTYQLNGGPVMAFSGLTSLIFNGSDGDDRLVINNPTGSVFDPIDGIIFNGGTGGENGDGDVIEINGGSASSVDYEFTNATDGKIYYDGEATATITYTGLEPISDSISAGDRIFSFTGGTEVVTVSDDGVAGNGYSKIVSTLGEGVKYFDASTNVIIKTTGGSGTDAVHIEGVDSTFDANLTIQADSDDTVTFQNNASDINSGDLDITAGSIALNAAFTTSGNVSLNATGGSISGGSLLSATNAHLEATGNVGSGVGSEVNLAITALEADVNGSLYVKDTDALNIGYGGTLTGVTVGGASRIETGSTLTVKENITASNGNLQLENTVGNFQLNSGVTISNGAYSVDVDSASYSFIYGTVQTNAGEINLRADTGLILGAASVVDTTSGTSTATVTLAADYNNDNTGEFTQSEGGLVDAHAGTLNVTAYGNAYISDLKGATVQVKSKHAAVYDNTSSDVTSLTATNAYLEAGTLVNVNTAVSTLAGRAQSGQFLLSNTGALSIGTVSSNPAGVGATQTTPSNGKITITADSIALNQEVTASGNVSLNATAGSITGAGLVTGFVAQLQATGNAGGSGTELNLAAGVLEADVDGTLYVDNSGQLQIGYSGGLYGVTVGGAAQITSTGRMAVTEKIAASGGNLKLENTGGDFWVNSGITISNGAYSIEVDSANDLAVNGTIQTSGGAISLLADRHLTMGTNGVVDTTSNTSTATVTLTADADHNNTGYLFQQDGSVVNAQAGTLNATAYEEIYLADLRGTTVMVDSAAGAILDNTVAEDPLITAASAYLEAGTSVGTSDDINTSVATIAGRASLGQFRVSNSSPLTIGTVTGYPAGVDTTGGGVIITASGALQVSNDVTSVGDIILKSGDTSLTGDDLTIGADVTVQSTGSTVILEVGDKLYLNSTASVISDTSYIHVNLDFGNADGGVGGVAYLNGTLNAATSINMYGNSDDDQVIIDGNGGGLNNGGTVDGVESLFSFNGYGGTDELIVDDSGDTTSDTVTILSAGIGSGSLSGAGTVSLGFEGLENLTFYAGSAADDITVNPNALTTINIVGGDPAAPTMPADKLTYLTPSGESSNLTPTGAFAGTISATGGYQDVQYDQIENLSMSGELKVTGTSGDDTLTITATSANSGSYQIGSGPVIDFTGVTKFTFEGGDGDDKLVINNPTTGVFAPTGGIFFDGQGQTSGDSLEIVGGTAGSVEHEFLNDHDGYVYYNGSPTATITYTGLEPVSDTILANDRTFSFLGGAETITLSDDGDVGDGESQIDSDLFGEVVTFLNATNNVIIKTTDGTGADNVNIEGVDSLFDADLTVQAGTDDTTTFQSNPTDIGSGDLEVTAGSIALNTAFTTTGNVALNANNGSITGTSLITANNARLEATGDVGASGTEVELAVSGLEADVTGSLYVNNTGALSIGYAGGSLTGVSVGAASTITSTGTLSITEDITETGFGTVHVESTGGNVQMTSGTKIDGSLGDLEVVAGNDVQLSLLTTSANVSVTATSGAITDINGGSNNINATNATLLAGTGAGVGDALETTITAMEANTGAGLYVDNTGYLYIGFTGGINGVTVGAASRVASTDTMLVTEDITATGGNLQLESTGGSFSQYSGTTISNDTHSIEVDSASVLSVHDTIQTTGGEISLRADDNLILYNTSVVDTTSGTSTATVTLSADDDGNSSGEFRQYEGSLVDAQVGTLNVTAYGNIYIADLQGDTVQVDSAALAIIDYTSSEDALITASNAYLEAGTAIGGSDDIDTAVGTLAGRSQNGDFQVSNTGSLTIGTVSGYPAGVIATNGAVTITTFSPLTVASNVTAAGTVTLTATDNAGPAMI, from the coding sequence ATGTCGACACCCGGAGGGACACTCGTGTATGGCAGTAATGATATTGATACTTTCAACATCATTCCCAGTCAGAATTCTCAAATCATCGTTGCCGGCGGCGATCCCGCGGCACCCGCTTCTCCAGGTGATACACTCGTCTATCATACGCCTCCGGGTGAAACCGCAACACCGGCCACCTCTGGTACCGACAGCGGAACGATTTCCTTTACCGGCGGCTATCAGAATATCAGCTATTCGCAGATTGAGACGACCTATGCTCCCGGTGTCCTTTCCATCGACGGCACCGGTAGCGACGATGAACTGGTCATTAACGCAACCGGTGCCGACTCGGGAACCTACCAGCTGAATGGCGGGCCTGTGATGGCCTTTTCCGGGCTGACCAGTCTGATCTTTAACGGCTCCGATGGGGACGATCGGCTGGTGATCAATAACCCGACCGGTAGTGTGTTCGATCCGATTGACGGCATCATCTTCAACGGAGGAACCGGCGGCGAAAACGGAGATGGTGACGTCATCGAGATCAACGGGGGATCGGCGAGTTCGGTCGACTATGAGTTTACGAATGCGACGGACGGCAAAATATACTATGACGGCGAAGCCACCGCGACCATCACTTATACCGGCCTGGAACCAATTTCTGACTCTATTTCTGCCGGCGACCGGATTTTCAGTTTCACTGGAGGGACGGAGGTCGTCACCGTGTCTGATGATGGCGTCGCCGGGAATGGATATTCAAAGATTGTTTCTACCCTGGGGGAAGGCGTCAAGTACTTCGATGCCAGCACGAACGTGATCATCAAAACCACCGGCGGCTCCGGGACGGATGCCGTACACATTGAGGGCGTGGACAGTACCTTCGATGCTAATCTGACGATCCAGGCCGATTCCGATGATACAGTCACTTTCCAGAACAATGCGTCCGATATTAATTCCGGAGATCTGGACATCACTGCCGGCAGCATCGCCTTAAATGCCGCTTTCACGACATCAGGGAATGTCTCGCTGAATGCGACCGGTGGTTCGATCAGCGGGGGCAGCCTGCTGTCGGCGACGAACGCGCATCTTGAAGCAACAGGTAACGTCGGCAGCGGCGTGGGGTCGGAAGTGAATCTGGCTATCACCGCCTTGGAAGCAGACGTCAACGGCAGTCTGTACGTCAAAGACACCGATGCGCTCAACATCGGCTATGGTGGCACACTTACCGGCGTGACAGTCGGCGGCGCTTCACGGATTGAGACGGGTAGTACGCTGACAGTAAAAGAAAACATCACTGCTTCAAACGGGAACCTGCAGCTGGAAAACACGGTAGGCAACTTCCAGCTCAACAGCGGGGTCACGATTTCCAATGGTGCCTATTCGGTGGATGTCGATTCAGCGAGCTATAGCTTCATATATGGTACGGTGCAGACCAACGCTGGAGAGATCAACCTGCGGGCTGACACTGGCCTGATTCTGGGCGCTGCTTCGGTGGTCGATACGACTTCAGGTACATCCACCGCGACCGTCACGCTCGCCGCTGATTACAATAATGACAACACTGGCGAATTCACGCAGTCTGAGGGAGGGCTGGTCGACGCGCATGCTGGTACTCTGAACGTGACGGCCTACGGAAACGCCTACATCTCCGATCTAAAAGGGGCAACGGTCCAGGTTAAGAGCAAGCACGCAGCGGTTTATGACAATACAAGCTCAGATGTGACTTCGCTTACCGCCACCAATGCTTATCTCGAGGCTGGTACATTGGTGAATGTTAATACGGCCGTTTCGACACTGGCCGGTCGTGCTCAGAGTGGCCAGTTCCTGCTCAGCAACACAGGTGCCCTGTCGATTGGTACCGTGAGTAGTAATCCCGCCGGCGTGGGCGCGACCCAGACGACGCCCTCCAATGGGAAGATCACCATTACAGCAGACAGTATTGCGCTGAATCAGGAGGTCACAGCATCGGGTAATGTTTCCCTGAACGCGACAGCCGGTTCGATTACCGGGGCCGGCCTGGTGACGGGATTCGTTGCCCAGTTGCAGGCAACAGGGAATGCCGGTGGTTCGGGAACGGAACTCAATCTGGCCGCCGGAGTTCTGGAAGCGGACGTCGATGGCACGCTATATGTTGATAATTCGGGACAACTTCAGATCGGATATTCCGGCGGACTGTACGGGGTCACCGTCGGAGGCGCTGCGCAGATTACTTCAACGGGCAGGATGGCCGTTACGGAAAAGATCGCCGCTTCTGGCGGAAACCTCAAGCTGGAAAATACGGGGGGAGACTTCTGGGTCAACAGTGGGATCACGATTTCGAATGGTGCCTATTCGATTGAAGTCGATTCGGCAAACGATCTCGCCGTCAACGGTACGATACAGACCAGTGGGGGCGCGATCAGCCTGCTGGCCGACAGGCACCTGACGATGGGAACCAATGGAGTTGTCGATACCACCTCCAACACCTCCACGGCGACGGTCACGCTGACCGCGGATGCAGATCATAACAATACTGGTTACCTCTTTCAGCAGGACGGAAGTGTGGTCAATGCGCAGGCGGGCACGCTGAATGCGACAGCCTACGAGGAAATCTATCTTGCCGATCTGCGGGGGACGACGGTCATGGTCGATTCCGCAGCAGGGGCAATCCTGGATAACACTGTTGCCGAGGATCCCCTGATTACTGCCGCCTCTGCTTATCTGGAAGCCGGTACGAGTGTGGGAACCTCTGATGATATTAATACGTCTGTCGCTACAATCGCTGGTCGTGCCTCATTGGGCCAGTTCCGGGTCAGTAACAGCAGTCCGCTGACGATTGGTACAGTGACCGGCTATCCAGCAGGTGTAGACACCACGGGCGGCGGTGTCATCATCACTGCTTCCGGTGCATTGCAGGTTTCTAATGACGTCACCTCGGTCGGTGACATCATACTTAAGTCTGGTGATACCAGCTTGACCGGAGACGATCTGACGATTGGTGCCGACGTCACTGTGCAGTCGACCGGAAGTACAGTGATATTGGAGGTCGGCGACAAACTGTATCTCAACTCGACAGCCAGTGTGATTTCTGATACGTCATATATCCACGTGAATCTGGATTTCGGAAATGCTGATGGGGGCGTTGGGGGTGTAGCCTACCTCAATGGGACGCTCAATGCCGCCACCAGCATCAATATGTACGGTAATAGTGACGACGACCAGGTGATTATCGACGGTAACGGTGGTGGCCTCAATAACGGCGGCACTGTTGATGGCGTCGAAAGCCTGTTCTCCTTTAACGGTTACGGCGGTACGGATGAACTGATCGTGGATGACTCGGGCGATACCACCAGCGACACCGTGACAATCCTTAGTGCGGGGATTGGCAGTGGTTCACTTTCAGGCGCCGGTACAGTTTCGCTCGGTTTTGAAGGGCTGGAAAACCTGACTTTCTATGCCGGATCAGCCGCCGATGACATTACGGTCAATCCGAATGCATTGACGACAATTAATATCGTCGGCGGGGATCCCGCAGCACCCACAATGCCTGCTGACAAACTGACCTATCTGACACCGTCAGGAGAAAGTTCGAACCTGACTCCCACAGGTGCTTTTGCGGGCACGATCTCTGCGACCGGCGGCTATCAGGACGTGCAGTACGATCAGATCGAAAATCTGTCGATGTCCGGAGAACTCAAGGTAACCGGTACCAGTGGCGATGATACCCTGACAATTACTGCCACCAGCGCAAATTCAGGCAGCTATCAGATCGGCAGCGGCCCGGTGATTGACTTCACCGGCGTGACTAAATTTACCTTTGAAGGTGGGGACGGCGATGACAAACTGGTGATCAACAACCCGACTACGGGAGTGTTTGCTCCCACGGGAGGTATCTTCTTCGACGGGCAAGGGCAGACCAGTGGCGATTCGCTGGAGATCGTTGGGGGTACAGCAGGCTCGGTCGAACACGAGTTCCTGAACGACCATGACGGTTACGTCTACTACAACGGATCCCCGACGGCCACGATCACTTACACCGGCCTGGAACCGGTGAGCGATACGATTCTCGCCAACGACCGGACCTTCAGCTTCCTGGGCGGTGCTGAGACAATTACGCTGTCTGATGATGGTGATGTCGGCGATGGAGAATCCCAGATCGATTCCGATCTGTTTGGTGAAGTGGTGACCTTCCTCAATGCCACCAATAATGTGATTATTAAAACTACCGACGGTACCGGTGCCGATAACGTCAATATTGAAGGCGTTGATAGTCTGTTTGATGCTGATCTGACGGTTCAGGCTGGCACCGACGACACGACGACATTTCAGAGTAATCCCACCGACATCGGTTCCGGAGATCTGGAAGTCACTGCCGGCAGTATTGCATTGAATACAGCATTCACAACCACCGGGAACGTTGCCCTGAATGCGAACAACGGTTCGATTACAGGAACCAGCCTGATTACAGCGAACAATGCACGCTTAGAGGCAACAGGCGATGTCGGCGCTTCGGGGACAGAAGTTGAACTGGCAGTCAGTGGTCTGGAAGCCGATGTGACTGGCAGTCTGTATGTGAATAATACAGGAGCGCTCAGCATTGGTTACGCAGGTGGCAGCCTCACCGGGGTCTCAGTGGGAGCTGCCTCCACGATTACGTCCACGGGTACGCTCTCGATTACCGAAGATATCACTGAAACTGGGTTTGGTACAGTTCATGTAGAGTCCACCGGTGGCAATGTCCAGATGACGTCCGGCACCAAAATTGACGGTAGCTTGGGTGATCTGGAAGTGGTTGCCGGGAATGACGTTCAGCTCAGCTTACTCACGACCTCCGCTAATGTCTCCGTCACTGCCACTTCTGGTGCAATCACCGACATCAATGGTGGATCGAATAACATCAATGCGACCAACGCCACGCTGCTCGCCGGCACTGGCGCCGGTGTGGGCGATGCCCTGGAAACGACCATCACCGCCATGGAAGCCAATACCGGTGCCGGGCTGTACGTCGATAACACGGGCTATCTCTATATCGGTTTCACCGGTGGCATCAACGGAGTGACCGTCGGGGCAGCCTCGCGGGTTGCGTCGACCGATACGATGCTGGTGACGGAAGATATCACCGCTACCGGCGGGAATCTGCAACTGGAAAGCACAGGGGGAAGCTTTTCGCAGTACAGTGGGACAACGATCTCGAATGACACCCATTCGATCGAGGTTGATTCGGCAAGCGTACTCTCCGTGCATGATACGATTCAGACTACTGGTGGAGAGATCAGCCTGCGGGCCGACGATAACCTGATTCTGTATAACACGTCAGTGGTAGATACCACTTCAGGCACATCCACCGCAACAGTGACGTTGTCCGCGGATGATGATGGTAACTCCAGTGGAGAATTCAGGCAGTACGAAGGAAGCCTGGTCGACGCGCAGGTGGGAACACTGAACGTGACAGCCTACGGAAACATTTACATTGCGGATCTACAGGGTGACACAGTCCAGGTCGATTCTGCCGCCTTAGCGATTATCGACTATACCAGCTCAGAAGACGCGCTGATTACAGCCTCAAATGCCTATCTGGAAGCGGGTACTGCGATCGGAGGCAGCGATGATATTGATACAGCTGTGGGGACTCTGGCAGGCCGTTCGCAGAATGGCGACTTCCAGGTCAGCAACACTGGTTCCCTGACGATTGGGACGGTGAGCGGTTATCCAGCGGGTGTAATCGCTACGAACGGCGCTGTCACGATTACCACCTTCAGCCCGCTGACGGTGGCCAGCAATGTGACGGCTGCCGGGACGGTCACTCTGACTGCCACGGATAATGCCGGCCCGGCGATGATCTGA
- a CDS encoding BlaI/MecI/CopY family transcriptional regulator, which translates to MTTPTPSDRELDLLKVMWQLGEAKVRDIHEALCPDGECAFTTVQTLVRIMCRKGFVKKRSEGRTDYYTPVYTLEKATSRFVDKVFDGALDKFVLSMLSAENVSPEEMRELEKLIAKARRAKQEDREKGS; encoded by the coding sequence ATGACAACCCCCACGCCCAGTGATCGGGAGCTCGATCTGTTGAAGGTGATGTGGCAGTTGGGAGAAGCGAAGGTCCGAGACATTCACGAGGCCCTTTGTCCTGACGGGGAGTGTGCTTTTACCACAGTGCAGACGCTGGTACGCATCATGTGCCGAAAAGGTTTTGTCAAAAAGCGGAGTGAAGGCCGCACGGACTATTACACACCGGTGTATACGCTGGAGAAGGCAACCAGCCGGTTTGTGGACAAAGTGTTTGACGGCGCTCTCGATAAATTCGTGCTCAGCATGCTTTCGGCAGAGAATGTCTCACCGGAAGAAATGCGTGAACTGGAAAAACTGATTGCCAAAGCCCGCAGGGCCAAGCAGGAAGACAGGGAGAAAGGCTCATGA
- a CDS encoding FG-GAP repeat protein: MLLTNWLGSLTSRLRRRRVFRSRDRRTLRRSWQAVVNNQISTTEVLEDRTLLTTYFQGELLPDPAITPHDFDSTGKSVAVDGDWMAVGAFSADINSGSNQGAVYLYSRNDSGTPENQSDDTWDFHSTIISPEASAFNFGFSVAVDSDKLLIGSPYGQDGETIGSAYLYQQNQHGTPDNLSDDTWDLIQTFSRPTSLADNTFAFFGESVALRGNTAVVGAFRESYNSAYQSGAAYVFSTQDNWSSVSVDKLKASDANNGALLSTSVSISADEQKVLVAAPADSGGLGAAYLFDRSQNGPGVEDDSWTQVRKYAGTSDHNGYGSSVAIDNGYAVIGDSAEVNGGAAYVLDGSQNWNVVKTLMASDEVTGDGFGSSVAVSGTSIVVGAYTAESAYIYDGSQGWTSPAEQKVVASDPVAYSFFGNSVSIDNQTVLVGAYNHTHGGIKSGAAYAFGIPPIIDFTSELSGGILTISHSTFSSGHLSLSVSGGLLTVSDPYINIEAPAGASPVDEHSYTIPLSALSGGTINIIGGPGSDELTVDSSLEAAGLKVNFSGGNGPGNDSLILTGSAASTSYQFDNLNDGSIALNGSGTSFVTYTGLEPITSSIASTDVELHYSDANDIIYVNDAGGGQTTVTSTAGESVTFLTPTSTFEIDAGGGTNQIHFTSLESGFSADLNVIDGGGTDSVYLETSLDLGSGDTSINSSYTYVAPYVVTTGNISINSDTINFSYALSSIDAGSGNIKLEAYNALSLGSLTTTGNVSITAHGNINDGNSTNNNITAANAVLTSTVGSIGGSGDLETTVDNLEIQARDNIIIKNTGDLTIGGAGDLSGVRSVYGSVDLRTTGALDLVEDVRSYGQLYLLASQASEGSPNKDINVHSGVFVQSQYSNVYINAGDDFTAEANTQIASYTGYGYGIYLYVNNANNDPAGSVVNLLGQLYAGSVGTILNGSSYSDSFYVTPSLNSTIHLHGGSPGAPTSPGDSLTYYVPVGAGASLLGPGIDYGSINYSGATSYLGIDYDGIESLSNGGAPPATGHLMIAGTGSSDTLTINATDANSGTWQLNSDPVVSFSNIEDLSFFGLTGIDKLIINNPVGGVFNPVNGIYFDGGPGGTTIGDSLEIVGGTATTEEFQFQFDGDSTYGADGAIFFNGATTPAIHYHNLDQPVVSSVATTKTILKHAGQGYLNDAGGGQTSFANGSKTLVTFDTPSSELDANSGGLGGNIYLNSLDTSFSGQLQLGSLDRSDNAGVQGNVNLGAVNLSIHGNSASFSGNLTLDGELNVISDYFSSYTSTTINAGSGNVNLQVRGDIYLPSVTTSGNVTIDSIAGNIYDKNSGSKNVTATNLALFAAHGLIDGLETEVSGLEAIAGGNLQIINMGDLTLGGSHIPTEWSSIHYRIRQPVILWRGDC, from the coding sequence ATGTTACTTACGAATTGGCTTGGTTCGCTTACTTCCCGTCTCCGTCGCCGACGTGTATTCCGTTCCCGTGATCGCCGTACCCTGCGTCGCAGCTGGCAGGCCGTCGTCAACAATCAGATTTCGACTACCGAAGTTCTGGAAGATCGTACGCTGTTGACGACCTATTTCCAGGGCGAACTGCTGCCCGATCCGGCGATCACGCCACATGATTTTGACTCGACCGGGAAATCGGTAGCTGTCGACGGTGACTGGATGGCGGTGGGGGCTTTTTCTGCTGACATTAACTCAGGATCTAATCAGGGCGCAGTCTATCTCTATTCTCGCAACGATTCCGGGACTCCTGAAAATCAGAGCGATGACACCTGGGATTTTCATTCGACAATTATCTCGCCTGAAGCATCTGCCTTTAATTTTGGATTCAGTGTCGCAGTTGACTCGGACAAGTTACTAATCGGATCTCCTTACGGACAGGATGGAGAAACGATCGGGTCGGCTTATCTGTATCAACAGAACCAGCATGGAACTCCGGACAATTTGAGTGATGATACCTGGGACCTGATCCAGACATTTTCCAGACCCACCAGTCTGGCTGATAATACTTTTGCATTTTTTGGAGAATCAGTTGCTCTCAGAGGAAATACGGCGGTCGTTGGGGCTTTTCGAGAGTCGTATAACTCGGCTTATCAATCTGGTGCTGCTTACGTCTTTTCAACTCAGGATAACTGGTCCTCGGTTTCTGTTGATAAACTGAAAGCCAGTGATGCAAACAACGGGGCGTTATTGAGTACTTCTGTTTCGATCAGCGCTGATGAGCAAAAAGTACTCGTTGCTGCCCCTGCAGATTCCGGAGGGTTAGGCGCTGCTTACTTGTTTGATCGCTCTCAAAATGGTCCCGGTGTTGAAGACGATTCCTGGACACAGGTTCGAAAATATGCTGGAACGTCAGATCATAATGGCTATGGCAGTTCTGTCGCGATCGACAACGGCTACGCTGTCATCGGGGATAGTGCAGAGGTCAATGGGGGGGCGGCTTATGTTCTGGATGGTTCTCAGAACTGGAACGTCGTTAAGACATTGATGGCCAGTGATGAAGTAACAGGGGATGGGTTTGGAAGTTCGGTAGCAGTCAGTGGGACCAGCATCGTCGTCGGAGCTTACACTGCAGAGAGTGCCTATATTTATGATGGTTCGCAAGGCTGGACCTCGCCGGCCGAGCAGAAAGTAGTGGCTTCTGATCCAGTGGCTTATAGCTTTTTCGGGAATTCTGTTTCCATTGATAATCAAACCGTTCTGGTCGGTGCTTACAACCACACTCATGGAGGGATTAAATCCGGAGCAGCCTATGCCTTTGGAATTCCCCCCATCATCGACTTCACATCAGAGCTCTCTGGCGGCATTCTGACGATCAGCCATAGTACGTTCTCCAGCGGACATCTTTCTCTGTCAGTGAGTGGTGGACTCCTGACGGTCAGTGATCCCTATATTAACATCGAAGCCCCTGCAGGAGCTTCGCCAGTCGATGAGCACTCCTATACCATTCCACTCTCAGCGCTCTCAGGAGGGACAATCAATATCATTGGGGGGCCCGGGAGCGACGAATTGACTGTTGATTCATCACTGGAGGCCGCCGGTCTGAAGGTGAATTTTAGTGGAGGTAACGGTCCTGGAAACGACAGCCTGATCCTGACCGGGAGTGCCGCATCGACTTCTTATCAGTTCGACAATCTCAACGACGGCAGTATCGCACTGAATGGTTCCGGCACCAGTTTTGTGACTTATACCGGTTTAGAGCCGATCACCTCTTCGATTGCTTCCACGGATGTCGAGCTGCATTACAGTGATGCCAACGACATCATTTATGTGAATGATGCGGGCGGGGGACAGACTACCGTTACATCCACCGCAGGGGAGTCGGTAACATTTCTTACCCCGACCAGTACCTTTGAAATCGATGCCGGGGGAGGTACGAATCAAATCCATTTTACCTCACTGGAAAGTGGTTTCAGTGCGGACCTCAATGTGATTGATGGCGGAGGGACCGATTCGGTTTACCTGGAGACTTCTCTCGATCTGGGCAGTGGCGATACGAGTATCAATTCCAGTTACACTTATGTCGCTCCTTATGTGGTGACTACCGGAAATATCAGCATCAACTCCGATACCATCAACTTCTCTTACGCACTCAGCAGTATTGATGCTGGCAGCGGAAACATCAAGCTGGAAGCGTACAACGCATTATCCCTGGGAAGTCTGACAACAACAGGCAATGTTTCGATTACTGCCCACGGCAATATCAACGATGGTAATAGTACAAACAATAATATTACTGCTGCGAATGCAGTCCTGACGAGCACCGTTGGATCGATTGGCGGCTCTGGTGATCTGGAAACCACTGTTGACAACCTGGAAATCCAGGCTCGTGATAATATTATCATAAAAAATACGGGTGACCTGACGATTGGAGGAGCAGGAGATCTCAGCGGCGTTCGTTCTGTCTATGGCTCGGTAGATCTCAGAACGACCGGGGCGTTGGATCTGGTGGAAGATGTCAGAAGTTATGGTCAACTGTATTTGCTGGCCAGCCAGGCGAGTGAAGGTAGTCCGAATAAAGATATCAATGTTCATTCTGGCGTCTTCGTTCAATCGCAGTATAGCAATGTTTATATAAACGCCGGAGATGATTTTACCGCCGAAGCAAATACACAGATCGCTTCTTACACAGGATATGGTTATGGGATTTACTTGTATGTCAACAATGCAAATAATGATCCAGCCGGTAGTGTGGTGAATCTGCTGGGACAGCTTTATGCTGGTTCGGTCGGCACAATTCTGAATGGAAGTAGCTATTCCGACTCGTTCTATGTGACTCCCAGCTTGAATTCCACAATCCATTTACATGGTGGTAGTCCAGGGGCACCGACTTCACCGGGCGATTCGTTGACTTACTATGTTCCTGTGGGGGCAGGGGCTTCCCTGTTGGGGCCTGGAATCGATTATGGAAGCATCAATTACTCCGGTGCAACCAGTTATCTGGGAATTGATTACGACGGAATTGAAAGCTTGTCAAACGGAGGAGCACCACCGGCTACTGGTCATTTAATGATCGCGGGCACAGGCTCTTCTGATACTCTGACCATCAACGCCACGGATGCGAATTCGGGTACCTGGCAGTTAAACAGCGATCCGGTGGTCAGCTTTTCCAACATCGAAGATCTTTCCTTCTTCGGTCTGACTGGGATCGATAAGTTGATCATTAACAACCCCGTCGGAGGGGTGTTCAATCCGGTCAACGGGATATATTTTGATGGCGGTCCCGGTGGAACGACCATTGGAGATTCCCTCGAAATCGTCGGAGGAACCGCGACAACGGAAGAATTTCAGTTTCAATTTGACGGAGACAGTACATATGGTGCCGATGGTGCCATTTTCTTTAATGGTGCAACCACTCCGGCCATTCATTATCACAATCTGGATCAGCCAGTCGTCTCAAGCGTCGCTACAACAAAGACCATTCTCAAACATGCTGGACAGGGATATCTGAATGATGCCGGGGGAGGGCAGACCTCTTTCGCGAACGGTTCAAAAACTCTGGTTACATTTGATACTCCGTCCTCGGAGCTGGATGCCAATAGTGGAGGACTGGGAGGGAACATCTATCTCAACTCGCTGGACACCAGTTTTAGTGGTCAGTTGCAACTGGGATCGTTAGATCGATCTGATAATGCAGGTGTCCAGGGCAATGTCAATCTGGGAGCCGTCAACCTGAGTATTCATGGGAACTCAGCATCGTTTTCCGGAAACCTGACCCTGGATGGCGAACTCAATGTCATTTCTGATTACTTCAGTTCCTATACATCGACCACGATCAATGCCGGCAGCGGAAATGTGAACCTGCAGGTGAGAGGCGATATCTACCTGCCATCTGTCACAACGAGTGGTAACGTCACCATCGATTCCATTGCCGGTAATATTTATGACAAAAACTCCGGCAGTAAGAATGTGACTGCGACAAATCTCGCGCTGTTTGCTGCGCATGGTCTGATTGACGGCCTGGAAACCGAAGTCAGTGGTCTGGAAGCAATCGCTGGTGGAAACTTGCAGATAATCAATATGGGCGACTTGACGTTGGGGGGGAGTCACATCCCAACTGAATGGAGTTCAATCCACTACAGGATACGTCAACCTGTCATCTTATGGCGCGGTGACTGTTGA